In a single window of the Papaver somniferum cultivar HN1 chromosome 8, ASM357369v1, whole genome shotgun sequence genome:
- the LOC113303415 gene encoding uncharacterized protein LOC113303415, whose product MAFLFQKFQKAVSALAKSSTFAKDPRQLQFEADVNKLFLYTSYNCLGENAVEKDAEEIIELAGKASLTDQQKQVQENIHSHIRTFSKSMDDILLPTSKRSDESLNSSVQANAVPRRSGLSLAVGGVATPSNQPVVPETQPLLRAELSKSLKKHMGYTLELKPSQISHKEAGRGLFIDGEAEVGSVIAFYPGVVYSPAYYRYIPGYPRVDAENPYLITRYDGTVINAQPWGEGADLRELWDGLTVPEFHLNLSQGADKGSDRMWKMLSKPLEGGRREIGMEILERRNPLALGHFANHPGKDMAPNVMVCPYDFPLTEREMRTYIPNILFGRDDEPVKMKRFGSFWFKSRSSTESTSDVPVLKCLVLVATRALRDEEVLLNYRLSNSKRRPAWYIPVDEEEDRRRWS is encoded by the exons ATGGCATTTTTGTTTCAGAAATTTCAAAAG GCTGTTAGTGCTCTTGCAAAGAGTTCAACATTTGCCAAGGATCCGAGGCAACTTCAGTTTGAAGCAGATGTCAATAAACTCTTCCTCTACACCAG CTATAACTGCTTGGGAGAGAATGCAGTTGAGAAGGATGCGGAGGAGATTATCGAATTGGCTGGCAAAGCGTCTCTAACTGATCAGCAGAAACAAGTCCAAGAAAACATCCATTCTCACATCAGAACCTTCTCCAAATCAATGGATGACATTCTGCTTCCGACGTCCAAGAGGTCAGATGAGTCACTTAATTCTTCAGTACAGGCAAATGCAGTACCTCGTCGTAGTGGGCTCAGTCTTGCTGTTGGTGGAGTTGCAACTCCTTCTAACCAACCCG TTGTGCCTGAAACACAACCATTATTACGAGCTGAGCTGTCAAAAAGCTTAAAAAAGCATATGGGATACACTCTTGAACTGAAACCATCTCAAATCTCCCACAAAGAAGCTGGCAGAggtttatttattgatggtgaagCTGAAGTTGGATCAGTGATAGCCTTCTATCCTGGTGTAGTGTATTCGCCAGCTTATTACCGTTACATTCCGGGGTATCCACGAGTTGATGCTGAAAACCCATATTTGATCACGAGATATGATGGCACTGTGATCAATGCACAACCATGGGGAGAAGGTGCGGATTTGCGTGAACTATGGGATGGGTTAACTGTACCAGAATTTCATCTCAATCTCTCACAAGGTGCTGACAAAGGTTCTGATAGGATGTGGAAGATGCTTAGTAAGCCTTTAGAAGGTGGTAGAAGAGAAATTGGAATGGAGATATTGGAGCGACGAAACCCACTAGCATTAGGCCATTTTGCGAATCACCCTGGGAAAGATATGGCCCCAAATGTGATGGTCTGCCCTTATGATTTTCCATTAACTGAGAGGGAAATGAGAACTTATATCCCGAATATATTGTTTGGAAGAGACGATGAACCTGTGAAGATGAAGAGATTTGGTTCTTTTTGGTTTAAATCAAGGAGTTCCACTGAAAGTACATCAGATGTTCCTGTTCTGAAGTGTCTTGTTCTAGTGGCCACGAGGGCACTTCGCGATGAAGAGGTCCTACTGAATTACAGGCTAAGCAATTCCAAGCGAAGGCCGGCGTGGTATATTCCcgttgatgaagaggaagaccGGCGGAGGTGGAGCTAG